One Triticum dicoccoides isolate Atlit2015 ecotype Zavitan chromosome 4B, WEW_v2.0, whole genome shotgun sequence genomic window carries:
- the LOC119292028 gene encoding uncharacterized protein LOC119292028, whose protein sequence is MHFCSFLSADAILNVMVKSPRMVAILSNVAHGCYNYALIACTDPTAAMAELRPGNMGWPSEVVMVDVYSLRCSAPARELLERAIGEMHVDAYGLWEIGAQLLGHSIGVPIMDYSSSSLYC, encoded by the exons ATGCACTTCTGCTCCTTTTTATCTGCTGATGCAATCTTGAATGTAATGGTCAAG AGTCCAAGGATGGTTGCAATCCTGTCAAATGTTGCACATGGCTGTTATAATTATGCCT TGATTGCTTGCACCGATCcgacggcggccatggcggagCTCCGCCCGGGCAACATGGGGTGGCCGTCCGAGGTCGTGATGGTCGATGTGTACTCTCTACGCTGTAGCGCACCAGCGCGGGAGCTCTTGGAGCGTGCCATCGGCGAGATGCACGTTGATGCATACG GATTGTGGGAAATAGGAGCTCAGCTGCTAGGCCATTCTATTGGTGTACCAATTATGGATTATTCATCAAGTTCTCTTTATTGCTAA